A genomic stretch from Bradyrhizobium sp. 195 includes:
- a CDS encoding DUF2141 domain-containing protein, with the protein MFSNTSHSLLLRASLLAAFAATPMLASSAWAGDLIIKVKGAEAPYGKVGCWLYSSSEGYPMNPKTTKAIVWVPAAAEVTCRFPDVAPGRYAASIMHDVNNNQMMDVSPVGQPTEQWAISTNVRPPMRVPTFEDGAFTMPATDLTLNVEVDM; encoded by the coding sequence ATGTTCTCAAACACCTCGCACTCGTTGCTCCTTCGTGCATCCCTGCTCGCCGCGTTCGCGGCCACACCGATGCTGGCATCGTCGGCCTGGGCCGGTGATCTGATCATCAAGGTCAAAGGCGCGGAGGCGCCTTACGGCAAGGTTGGCTGCTGGCTGTACAGCAGCAGCGAGGGATACCCCATGAACCCCAAAACCACCAAGGCGATCGTCTGGGTGCCGGCCGCAGCCGAAGTCACGTGTCGCTTCCCAGACGTTGCCCCCGGCCGCTATGCGGCTTCCATCATGCATGACGTGAACAACAACCAAATGATGGACGTCAGCCCCGTCGGCCAGCCCACCGAGCAGTGGGCGATATCGACCAACGTGCGGCCCCCGATGCGAGTGCCGACCTTCGAGGACGGTGCCTTCACGATGCCGGCCACGGACCTGACGCTCAATGTCGAAGTAGACATGTAA
- a CDS encoding PQQ-dependent dehydrogenase, methanol/ethanol family, with product MKTAFAQRTAAALLAVLALTAHTAALSADKPAGKVDGTFIRANALTTTEWPSHGLDYAETRFSRLDRINTSNVKDLGLVWSYDLESTRGVEATPLVVDGVMYVTASWSVVHAVDVRTGKRLWTYDPQVKRDEGYKGCCDVVNRGVALWQGKVFVASFDGRLIALDASTGGKVWEQDTIADHKFSYTITGAPRVFNGKVIIGNGGAEMGARAYITAYDANTGEQKWRWFIVPGDPSKPFEDESMAKAAKTWDPAGKWWEFGGGGNAWDTMTFDPELNLMYVGTGSGTPWAQSQRSPAGGDNLYIASIVALNPDTGQYVWHYQETPGESWDFDSTPPMILADITIAGKPRKVILHAPKSGFFFVIDRTNGEFISAKNFVDANWATGYDDKGRPIETAIARKGDRPREITPSAHGARGFHSMSFNPSTGLVYMPVQSIPLTLMDDKDWKFNKSTPSQIQSGTGWNLATFINAKQPKGPTLGRLVAWDPVQQKAAWTHEHSAPWNGGTLATAGNLVFEGTADGRLMAFDARDGKVLWETPIGGGVVAAPVSYVVNGQQYVSIAVGWGGTYGLSAGHSEKRAPGTVYTFAVGGKAPLPDFPAHRLGELVAGVKYNLADVAPGLGLYLSNCLLCHGEPGKEHLGGNLPSLVYLDKAYIENLEKFVFKGPAMSRGMPDFTGKLSADDVEKLKAFIQSTADAMRGK from the coding sequence ATGAAAACCGCATTCGCGCAGCGGACGGCCGCGGCGTTGTTGGCCGTGCTTGCGCTGACCGCCCACACCGCGGCGCTGTCGGCCGATAAACCGGCGGGCAAGGTCGATGGCACATTCATCCGCGCCAATGCACTCACGACAACCGAGTGGCCGAGCCACGGTCTGGACTACGCGGAGACACGCTTCTCACGCCTGGATCGGATCAACACCTCCAACGTGAAAGACTTGGGCTTGGTGTGGTCGTACGACCTGGAGTCCACGCGCGGCGTGGAGGCCACGCCCCTGGTGGTGGATGGCGTCATGTACGTCACGGCATCGTGGAGCGTGGTGCACGCGGTGGACGTGCGCACCGGCAAGCGCCTGTGGACCTACGATCCGCAGGTGAAGCGCGACGAGGGCTACAAGGGTTGCTGCGACGTGGTCAACCGCGGCGTGGCGCTCTGGCAAGGCAAGGTGTTCGTGGCGTCCTTCGACGGTCGGCTGATCGCGCTGGATGCGAGCACGGGCGGCAAGGTCTGGGAGCAGGACACCATTGCCGATCACAAGTTCAGCTACACCATCACCGGCGCTCCGCGCGTGTTCAACGGCAAGGTGATCATCGGCAACGGCGGTGCCGAGATGGGCGCCCGAGCCTACATCACCGCGTACGACGCGAACACCGGCGAACAGAAGTGGCGCTGGTTCATCGTGCCCGGCGACCCGAGCAAGCCTTTCGAGGACGAGTCGATGGCGAAGGCCGCCAAGACGTGGGACCCGGCGGGAAAGTGGTGGGAGTTCGGCGGCGGCGGCAATGCCTGGGACACGATGACTTTCGATCCCGAACTGAACTTGATGTACGTGGGCACCGGCAGCGGTACGCCGTGGGCGCAGAGCCAGCGCAGCCCCGCGGGCGGCGACAACCTGTACATTGCCTCCATCGTGGCGCTCAACCCGGACACCGGCCAGTACGTCTGGCACTACCAGGAAACGCCGGGCGAAAGCTGGGACTTCGACTCCACGCCGCCGATGATCTTGGCCGATATCACGATCGCCGGCAAGCCGCGCAAGGTGATCCTGCATGCACCGAAGAGCGGCTTCTTCTTCGTGATCGACCGCACTAACGGCGAGTTCATCTCCGCCAAGAACTTCGTCGATGCGAACTGGGCCACGGGCTACGACGACAAGGGCCGGCCGATCGAGACCGCCATCGCCCGCAAGGGCGACCGGCCGCGCGAGATCACCCCCAGCGCGCACGGCGCGCGCGGCTTCCATTCGATGTCGTTCAACCCCTCCACGGGCCTAGTGTACATGCCGGTGCAGTCCATACCTCTCACGCTGATGGACGACAAGGACTGGAAGTTCAACAAGAGCACCCCGAGCCAGATACAGAGCGGCACGGGCTGGAATCTGGCCACGTTCATCAACGCGAAGCAGCCCAAAGGCCCGACCCTCGGCAGACTTGTCGCCTGGGACCCTGTGCAACAGAAGGCCGCCTGGACGCATGAGCACTCGGCGCCCTGGAACGGCGGCACCCTCGCCACTGCGGGCAACCTGGTGTTCGAGGGCACCGCGGATGGCCGCCTCATGGCCTTCGACGCGCGCGATGGCAAAGTGCTTTGGGAGACGCCCATCGGCGGCGGCGTGGTGGCGGCGCCCGTGAGCTATGTGGTGAACGGCCAGCAGTACGTTTCCATCGCGGTGGGCTGGGGTGGCACGTACGGGCTATCCGCGGGTCACAGCGAAAAGCGGGCGCCGGGCACCGTGTACACCTTCGCCGTGGGCGGCAAGGCGCCTCTGCCCGACTTTCCCGCCCATCGCCTGGGTGAGCTGGTCGCCGGCGTCAAGTACAACCTCGCCGACGTGGCGCCCGGCCTCGGGCTGTACCTGAGCAACTGCCTGCTGTGTCACGGCGAGCCCGGCAAGGAGCATCTTGGCGGCAACCTGCCCAGCTTGGTCTATTTGGACAAGGCCTACATCGAGAATCTGGAAAAGTTCGTCTTCAAGGGGCCGGCCATGTCGCGCGGCATGCCCGATTTCACCGGCAAGCTCAGCGCAGACGATGTGGAGAAGCTAAAGGCCTTCATCCAGAGCACGGCCGATGCGATGCGCGGCAAGTAG
- a CDS encoding NHL repeat-containing protein gives MSAKKTDLFQNLARMAVAAMVSVAGASFANEARSQIAIPSGSPFPESLAATTDGTLFVSSLTNGGIARAKPGASEAEAWIKPGTFDTRSTFGVLADEKSGLLWVCSNDATPLGVKGPNTIEGSFVKGFDLKTGEGKISAQLPAKPSLCNDLAIGPDGALYVTNTLQPQILRLKKGSSELDIWVQDDKLKGGLDGIAFGEDGALYVNTFQSGELFRIEAKSGVAGAVTKLETSRPIKFPDGLRTDKTGFVMVEGAGPLSRVTIVGDRAQIDTIKEFAGPTGVARVGNMLWVVEGQIGYLMDPSKKGQTPTFQLRSIDAP, from the coding sequence ATGTCAGCCAAGAAAACCGACTTGTTTCAAAACCTCGCCCGAATGGCCGTCGCAGCGATGGTGAGCGTAGCCGGGGCCTCATTTGCAAATGAGGCTCGGTCGCAGATCGCGATTCCATCTGGATCCCCGTTTCCCGAAAGCCTGGCAGCGACAACGGATGGAACGCTCTTCGTCAGCAGCTTGACTAACGGCGGGATCGCGCGCGCAAAGCCCGGCGCCTCCGAGGCCGAAGCCTGGATCAAGCCCGGGACATTCGATACGCGATCGACATTCGGCGTTCTCGCCGACGAGAAATCAGGCCTTCTTTGGGTCTGTTCGAACGATGCCACCCCGCTCGGCGTCAAAGGTCCAAACACGATCGAAGGCTCGTTCGTCAAAGGATTCGACCTCAAGACCGGAGAGGGAAAAATCAGCGCTCAATTGCCCGCGAAACCCTCGCTCTGTAACGATCTCGCGATTGGGCCGGACGGCGCGCTATACGTCACGAATACTCTGCAGCCACAGATCCTTCGCTTGAAGAAGGGATCTTCCGAGCTTGATATCTGGGTCCAGGACGACAAGCTGAAGGGTGGCCTTGATGGGATTGCCTTCGGAGAGGATGGAGCTTTGTACGTCAACACCTTCCAAAGCGGCGAACTCTTCCGCATCGAAGCCAAATCGGGAGTCGCCGGCGCCGTCACGAAGCTTGAGACATCACGCCCAATCAAGTTTCCGGACGGTCTTCGGACAGACAAGACCGGGTTCGTGATGGTGGAGGGTGCCGGTCCGCTTTCGAGGGTCACGATCGTCGGGGATCGGGCCCAAATTGACACGATCAAAGAATTCGCTGGACCAACAGGAGTCGCGCGCGTCGGCAATATGCTTTGGGTCGTGGAAGGCCAGATCGGCTATCTCATGGATCCCTCCAAGAAGGGCCAGACGCCGACCTTCCAGTTGCGTTCAATCGACGCTCCGTGA
- a CDS encoding class II aldolase/adducin family protein encodes MNQHHPQDQHAGAVTKIGAGLPQPPVFKSLAEERQHRKERLAAGLRLFAKFGFDEGVAGHITVRDPEFTDTFWVNGFGMSFGLIKASDLIRVNHKGEVVEGNHPVNAAAFAIHASVHAARPESIGAAHSHSTYGRAFSTLARKLEPITQDACAFYNDHALYEDYGGVAVEVDEGQQIAQALGPHKAAILQNHGLLTVGQSVDEAVWWFITMERSCQVQLLAEAAAARTGQALKIIPEQSAKQAFAILGSSRTGWFQFQTLYSKIVKEQPDLLN; translated from the coding sequence ATGAACCAACATCACCCACAGGATCAACATGCTGGAGCCGTGACCAAGATCGGTGCGGGGCTGCCACAGCCTCCTGTCTTCAAGTCCTTGGCTGAAGAGAGGCAGCACAGAAAGGAACGGCTGGCTGCCGGACTGAGGCTCTTTGCGAAGTTCGGATTCGACGAGGGTGTCGCAGGCCACATCACGGTGCGTGACCCCGAGTTCACGGACACGTTCTGGGTGAACGGCTTCGGGATGAGCTTCGGTTTGATCAAGGCGTCGGATCTCATTCGGGTCAATCACAAGGGCGAGGTCGTCGAGGGTAACCATCCCGTCAATGCCGCTGCTTTCGCGATTCACGCAAGCGTTCACGCGGCCCGTCCGGAGTCGATTGGTGCGGCGCATTCGCACTCCACGTATGGCCGGGCGTTCTCGACGCTGGCCCGGAAGCTGGAGCCGATTACGCAGGACGCCTGCGCTTTCTACAACGATCATGCTCTATACGAAGACTATGGTGGCGTGGCGGTCGAAGTGGACGAAGGCCAGCAAATCGCCCAGGCGCTGGGGCCGCACAAGGCGGCAATCTTGCAGAACCATGGACTTTTGACCGTCGGACAGAGCGTGGATGAGGCGGTCTGGTGGTTCATCACGATGGAGCGGTCGTGCCAGGTTCAGCTACTTGCCGAGGCGGCGGCGGCGAGAACCGGCCAAGCTCTCAAAATCATTCCCGAACAATCTGCCAAGCAGGCTTTCGCTATCCTCGGTTCGTCCAGGACAGGGTGGTTTCAATTCCAGACCCTGTACTCGAAGATCGTAAAGGAACAGCCGGACCTGCTCAACTGA
- a CDS encoding class II aldolase/adducin family protein: protein MNVQTSPENISRSAVAAEERLVREDLAALYHVFFDLGWCEHIYNHITARVPGPDKHFLINSFGLAYNEVTASNLIKIDLDGHKVVDLPGRVNAPGFTIHSSVHAARDDAHFIAHTHTTAGVAVACTEEGLSHHTFYGAMLYGQIAYHDFEGISTDLGERERLVKSLGNKNYMILRHHGLLTCGRTAAEALFRMTILQRACEVQLAAATFGKSWRPLSEEILQRTTRQMQSEVAKGFDEKTSFGQDSFEAYRRALDAKGARYRD, encoded by the coding sequence ATGAACGTCCAAACTTCACCTGAAAACATCAGCCGAAGTGCTGTGGCCGCCGAAGAGCGGCTGGTCCGCGAGGACCTCGCTGCCCTCTATCACGTCTTTTTCGATCTAGGCTGGTGCGAGCACATCTACAATCACATCACGGCCCGCGTGCCGGGTCCTGATAAGCACTTTCTGATCAATTCGTTTGGCTTGGCGTACAATGAAGTCACGGCCTCCAATCTCATCAAAATCGATCTTGATGGGCACAAGGTCGTAGACCTTCCGGGGCGCGTCAACGCGCCAGGCTTCACGATCCATTCCTCGGTTCATGCCGCGCGCGATGACGCTCATTTCATTGCCCACACGCATACGACGGCCGGTGTGGCTGTTGCGTGCACGGAAGAGGGGCTCTCGCATCACACCTTTTACGGCGCGATGCTCTATGGGCAAATTGCGTATCACGATTTCGAGGGCATTTCGACGGATCTCGGCGAGCGCGAGCGTCTCGTAAAATCGCTCGGCAACAAGAACTACATGATCCTGAGACATCATGGTCTTCTGACGTGTGGGAGGACTGCCGCCGAGGCACTGTTCCGCATGACGATCCTGCAACGCGCATGCGAAGTGCAGCTCGCGGCCGCAACGTTCGGCAAGAGCTGGCGGCCGTTGTCGGAAGAGATTTTGCAACGTACCACGCGCCAGATGCAGAGCGAGGTTGCAAAGGGCTTCGACGAGAAAACCTCCTTTGGGCAAGATTCATTCGAGGCTTATCGTCGCGCGCTGGATGCGAAGGGTGCGCGCTACAGAGACTGA
- a CDS encoding ABC transporter substrate-binding protein, translated as MWQKRAVLATLMLAIAPVSFAQKAAAEDPVGVTATEIKVGATFPFSGPASALGNVGKALMGYVEFINDKGGVNGRKIKLIALDDAYSPSKSVEQTRKLVESEEVAFLFSPLGTASISANVKYANSKKVPHLFVLSGANKFTNHAEYPYTTTGLPSYDTEGRVYAKFITEKMPGSRIAILYQNDDLGKDFVGAFRSYMKDDFGKLVVAKSYEAADPTVESQVVSLKSSGAEAFFIAGSPKFTAQALRRSREIGWNPLTVIINSTTSVAGTLAAAGLDNAKGVVSTTFLKDPMDPTWEHDPGVKSYRALLAKYVPGGDVAETLYIAGVVQGEILEKILQQCGDDLSRENIMKQARNLRNFSPSMALPGSAINTSVNNNQAWTSLQFESFDGKSWIPFGKLVSAAD; from the coding sequence ATGTGGCAGAAAAGAGCCGTGCTCGCGACGCTGATGCTTGCAATTGCGCCGGTGTCCTTTGCGCAGAAGGCTGCGGCCGAGGATCCAGTCGGGGTGACCGCAACGGAGATCAAGGTCGGCGCGACGTTTCCGTTCAGTGGTCCCGCCTCGGCTCTCGGCAATGTAGGCAAGGCATTGATGGGCTATGTCGAGTTCATCAATGACAAGGGAGGAGTTAACGGCCGCAAGATCAAGCTGATTGCACTCGACGATGCCTACTCGCCGAGCAAATCTGTCGAACAGACCCGCAAGCTGGTGGAAAGCGAGGAGGTCGCATTTCTGTTCAGCCCGCTTGGGACCGCAAGCATTTCCGCGAACGTGAAATACGCGAACAGCAAAAAGGTGCCGCACCTCTTCGTTCTTTCAGGCGCAAACAAGTTCACCAATCATGCCGAGTATCCTTACACCACGACCGGGCTTCCGAGCTACGATACCGAGGGTAGGGTGTATGCGAAATTCATAACCGAAAAGATGCCGGGCTCGCGCATCGCCATCCTCTACCAGAACGATGATCTCGGGAAGGATTTTGTCGGCGCTTTCCGCTCCTACATGAAGGACGATTTCGGCAAGCTGGTCGTGGCAAAATCCTACGAGGCGGCTGATCCGACCGTCGAATCTCAGGTCGTGTCGCTCAAGAGCTCGGGGGCAGAAGCGTTCTTTATCGCGGGGTCGCCAAAATTTACGGCGCAGGCTCTCCGTAGGAGCCGCGAAATCGGCTGGAATCCTCTGACGGTCATTATCAATTCAACCACGTCCGTAGCGGGTACGCTTGCGGCGGCAGGACTCGACAACGCCAAGGGGGTGGTATCAACCACGTTCCTGAAAGATCCGATGGATCCGACATGGGAGCACGATCCCGGGGTAAAAAGCTATCGTGCGCTCCTAGCCAAGTACGTTCCAGGCGGCGATGTGGCAGAGACGCTTTACATTGCCGGTGTCGTCCAAGGGGAAATTCTCGAGAAGATCCTCCAGCAGTGCGGCGATGACCTGTCGCGCGAAAACATAATGAAACAGGCGCGGAATTTGAGGAACTTTTCACCTTCGATGGCGCTCCCAGGCAGCGCCATCAATACCAGCGTGAACAATAACCAGGCGTGGACGTCGCTTCAGTTCGAGAGTTTCGACGGGAAAAGCTGGATCCCCTTTGGGAAGCTTGTCAGCGCCGCGGACTAG
- a CDS encoding ketopantoate reductase family protein: protein MRILVIGAGALGGYFGARLLAAGRNVTFLVRPKRAEALAKGGLVVKSKVGDLHLASPPTVTSERLNGPYDLIIVSCKAYDLDGAMESFAPAVGKNSVIIPLLNGLRHLDVLNARFGEKNVFGGQCAISAALSADGEILHMTDLHTLSFGEQNGTRSERRAEITGALSGAGFDAELSDNILQAMWEKWVMIATTASATSLMRAAIGDIVAAGASGAVMRLLDEACEIAAKQGFEPRPAYIERVRAILTTPGSPLMASMVRDIERGAPTEGDHILGDLLGRVAGGEAPVLLSTAYAHVKSYEARRARENPRLRSAE, encoded by the coding sequence TTGCGGATACTGGTAATCGGAGCCGGCGCTCTGGGCGGATATTTCGGCGCGAGGCTTCTGGCAGCAGGGCGCAACGTCACGTTCCTGGTACGGCCCAAGCGCGCGGAAGCGCTCGCGAAGGGCGGGCTGGTGGTCAAGAGCAAGGTTGGCGATCTGCACCTGGCATCGCCTCCGACCGTCACGTCCGAACGGCTGAATGGTCCGTATGATCTCATCATTGTGAGCTGCAAGGCCTACGATCTTGACGGCGCGATGGAGTCGTTTGCTCCCGCGGTGGGCAAGAACTCCGTCATCATACCTCTGTTGAATGGCTTGCGTCATCTCGACGTGCTGAACGCCCGGTTCGGTGAAAAGAACGTGTTCGGCGGCCAGTGTGCGATCTCAGCGGCGCTTTCTGCCGACGGTGAGATTTTGCACATGACGGATCTGCACACGCTGAGCTTTGGCGAACAGAATGGAACGCGATCTGAACGTCGCGCCGAGATCACCGGTGCCTTGTCGGGCGCTGGCTTCGACGCCGAGCTGAGCGACAATATTCTTCAGGCCATGTGGGAAAAGTGGGTGATGATCGCCACCACGGCCAGCGCGACCTCCTTGATGCGCGCCGCGATCGGGGACATCGTAGCCGCCGGCGCGTCCGGCGCGGTGATGCGGTTGCTTGACGAGGCCTGTGAAATCGCGGCTAAGCAAGGATTTGAACCGCGTCCGGCCTACATCGAGCGGGTGCGTGCGATTCTCACGACGCCAGGCTCTCCACTGATGGCCTCCATGGTACGCGATATCGAGCGAGGAGCACCGACCGAGGGCGATCATATTCTCGGTGATCTGCTCGGTCGCGTCGCGGGAGGCGAGGCCCCGGTCCTCCTCAGTACCGCCTATGCACATGTAAAGTCGTATGAGGCGCGGCGGGCACGAGAGAATCCGCGGCTGCGTTCTGCAGAATGA
- a CDS encoding lactate 2-monooxygenase — protein MVNYGDYQFEIYRSGLNGVLPKLPVDFRELELRAHAAMPPGVVSYVAGGCGNEHTQNINVSAFERWGLIPRAFVGAAKRDISINLFGMRLPTPLFLCPIGVIGLCAQDGHGDIATAMAARKLGVPMIASTFSNAPLEEVASEFGETPGFFQLYTPTDRALAESLVHRAEAAGFKGIVVTLDTWVTGWRPRDLNQANFPQLRGHALANYFSDPVFRGSLGKPPESDVPAAIMKWGTIFGHPLTWDDLPWLRSLTKLPLIVKGICHPDDARRAIDAGVDGIYCSNHGGRQANSGIAAVDLLPGIVRASGNTPVLFDSGIRSGTDVVKALALGATAVGIGRPYAYGLALDGVEGIVHVLRCILAEADLLMAVDGYPRIADLRQSALLPVG, from the coding sequence TTGGTCAATTACGGCGACTATCAGTTCGAAATCTATCGTTCGGGCTTGAACGGGGTGCTGCCGAAGCTTCCGGTCGACTTTCGCGAACTCGAGTTACGGGCCCACGCCGCAATGCCGCCGGGGGTCGTATCCTACGTGGCAGGCGGCTGCGGGAATGAGCATACCCAAAATATCAACGTATCTGCATTTGAACGCTGGGGATTGATCCCACGCGCGTTCGTCGGCGCTGCCAAGCGGGACATATCGATCAATCTTTTCGGAATGCGACTCCCGACGCCCCTGTTTCTGTGCCCGATTGGCGTCATTGGTTTGTGCGCGCAGGATGGACACGGTGATATTGCAACGGCAATGGCCGCACGCAAGCTTGGCGTGCCGATGATTGCATCAACCTTTAGCAACGCTCCGCTCGAAGAGGTTGCTTCGGAGTTCGGTGAGACGCCAGGCTTTTTCCAGCTGTATACGCCCACCGATCGTGCGCTTGCCGAGAGCTTGGTCCACCGGGCAGAGGCGGCCGGCTTCAAGGGGATCGTTGTGACCTTGGATACGTGGGTGACCGGGTGGCGTCCGCGCGATCTCAATCAGGCAAATTTCCCTCAGCTCCGCGGGCATGCCCTCGCCAACTATTTCTCGGACCCTGTATTTCGCGGCAGTCTCGGAAAGCCGCCTGAGAGCGATGTTCCTGCTGCCATCATGAAGTGGGGAACGATCTTCGGACATCCGCTGACCTGGGATGATCTTCCGTGGTTGCGCTCGTTGACGAAACTGCCGTTGATCGTGAAAGGCATTTGTCATCCTGATGACGCGCGACGTGCCATCGACGCCGGCGTCGATGGCATTTACTGCTCGAACCACGGCGGCCGCCAGGCAAACAGCGGCATCGCGGCGGTGGACCTGCTGCCCGGCATCGTCAGGGCCTCCGGCAACACGCCCGTTCTTTTTGACTCGGGAATTCGCTCAGGCACGGATGTTGTCAAAGCTTTGGCTTTGGGCGCGACGGCCGTCGGCATCGGCCGGCCATATGCCTACGGCCTCGCGCTCGATGGCGTCGAGGGTATCGTTCACGTGTTGCGATGCATCTTGGCCGAGGCGGACTTGCTGATGGCCGTCGATGGATACCCGCGTATCGCCGATCTTCGGCAGTCGGCGCTGCTGCCAGTTGGCTGA
- a CDS encoding alpha/beta fold hydrolase — MTALADLFPGFESVYAKTSSGRIFARVGGKGPPLLLLHGFPQTHVMWHHLAPALAERFSLVIADLPGYGASDVPSTDAEHTPYTKRAMARTMVEAMETLGHSRFSLVGHDRGGRVGYRLALDHPERLSRAVVLDILPTYNYWTNLSRVSALRIYHWTFLAQPHPLPETLISRDSDGFFGPVFAEGFDSRAVEHYLSALRDPERVHGLCEDYRAGAYADFDHDKSDLDAGKKITTPLHVIWGSRGIAAAGAQPLIIWKHWAPQVTGEAVEAGHFMCEEAPDATQRAILKFLAG, encoded by the coding sequence ATGACTGCTCTCGCTGATTTGTTTCCCGGATTTGAGTCGGTGTATGCCAAAACAAGTTCGGGGCGCATTTTTGCGCGCGTTGGCGGTAAAGGTCCGCCGCTTCTCTTGTTGCATGGATTTCCTCAAACCCATGTGATGTGGCATCATCTGGCTCCGGCACTCGCCGAGCGGTTTTCCCTCGTGATCGCTGACCTTCCGGGATACGGCGCGTCGGACGTTCCGAGCACCGACGCAGAACATACTCCTTACACGAAGCGGGCAATGGCCCGAACGATGGTCGAGGCCATGGAAACTCTCGGCCACTCTCGTTTCTCCCTAGTTGGCCATGACCGGGGAGGACGTGTCGGCTATCGTTTGGCGCTCGATCATCCCGAACGCCTTTCGCGAGCTGTCGTCCTCGACATATTGCCTACTTACAATTACTGGACGAATCTAAGCCGTGTCTCGGCGCTTCGCATCTATCATTGGACTTTTCTCGCTCAGCCTCATCCTTTACCCGAAACGCTAATCTCGCGAGACTCGGACGGGTTCTTCGGTCCCGTGTTCGCGGAGGGTTTCGATTCCCGGGCCGTAGAACACTACCTCAGCGCATTACGCGATCCGGAACGCGTACATGGCCTCTGCGAAGACTACCGAGCCGGCGCCTATGCAGACTTCGACCATGACAAGAGTGATCTTGATGCCGGGAAGAAGATTACAACGCCCCTTCATGTCATCTGGGGAAGCCGCGGCATCGCCGCAGCGGGCGCCCAACCGCTGATCATCTGGAAACATTGGGCACCGCAGGTCACGGGAGAAGCCGTCGAGGCGGGGCACTTCATGTGCGAGGAAGCTCCAGATGCCACGCAGCGAGCTATCCTGAAGTTCCTCGCCGGCTGA
- a CDS encoding iron-containing alcohol dehydrogenase, with translation MRKVGIHNFPEIDRVVYGKPAAEALNDEAMRLGAKRVFLLVSRTLNTKSGEIEKIRSALGNKHVVTFDGIAQHTTRKQAAEVARQARDAQADLVVAVGGGSAVDLAKIVIMAMEHDIRDEAGFDPFVMGPGVPFSPFRAPKVRQIAVPSTLNGGEYNAGALVTDERTKLKQIFFHPQMSPVAVILDPDLSLHTPMNLWMGSGTRSMDHGIEALCSPAGTPLADEVVLAGIRLLREGMLRTLQHPDDLEARRQSQQGSWLAAFGLQARIPMGASHGIGHVLGGTFDVPHYYCTPVIMPSLLRYNKAFTEDAQKRLAAALGSPDMEAGDAFGGFVKALGLPTRLADVGVGEDKFEKISKIAINHRFVQANPRPFKSEADIIDLLRMAA, from the coding sequence ATGCGCAAGGTTGGGATACATAACTTTCCTGAAATCGATCGGGTCGTTTACGGCAAACCTGCAGCCGAGGCGTTGAATGACGAGGCGATGCGGCTGGGAGCCAAGCGCGTTTTCCTCTTGGTCAGCCGAACCTTGAATACCAAGTCCGGTGAGATCGAGAAGATCCGGAGTGCGCTCGGCAACAAGCATGTGGTTACCTTCGATGGAATTGCGCAGCACACGACCCGCAAGCAAGCCGCCGAGGTCGCGCGTCAAGCAAGGGACGCCCAAGCTGATCTGGTCGTAGCCGTCGGCGGCGGCTCTGCAGTCGACCTCGCGAAAATCGTCATCATGGCCATGGAGCACGATATTCGCGATGAGGCAGGTTTCGACCCGTTCGTTATGGGGCCTGGCGTGCCCTTCTCTCCATTCCGTGCGCCCAAGGTGCGGCAGATCGCAGTGCCGTCGACACTGAATGGCGGCGAGTACAATGCCGGTGCGCTCGTCACGGACGAACGCACAAAGCTGAAGCAGATATTCTTCCACCCGCAGATGTCACCCGTGGCGGTCATTCTTGATCCCGACCTCAGCCTTCATACGCCCATGAACCTGTGGATGGGATCCGGGACACGCTCGATGGATCACGGCATCGAAGCCCTGTGCTCGCCGGCAGGCACGCCATTGGCGGATGAAGTGGTCTTGGCGGGCATCCGTCTTTTGCGCGAGGGTATGCTTCGCACCTTGCAGCACCCGGATGATTTGGAAGCGCGACGCCAGTCGCAACAAGGCTCATGGCTCGCCGCTTTCGGTCTGCAGGCACGCATTCCGATGGGGGCAAGCCACGGCATCGGACACGTGCTTGGCGGCACTTTCGATGTTCCTCACTATTACTGCACGCCCGTCATCATGCCGAGCCTTCTTCGGTACAACAAGGCCTTTACCGAGGACGCGCAGAAGCGCTTGGCGGCAGCCCTCGGCAGCCCTGATATGGAAGCTGGAGATGCCTTTGGCGGCTTCGTCAAAGCCCTCGGACTACCTACGCGTCTTGCCGACGTCGGCGTCGGCGAAGACAAGTTCGAGAAGATCAGCAAGATTGCGATCAATCATCGCTTCGTTCAGGCCAATCCGCGGCCGTTCAAGAGCGAAGCCGATATCATCGATCTGCTGCGAATGGCCGCTTAA